One segment of Poecile atricapillus isolate bPoeAtr1 chromosome 5, bPoeAtr1.hap1, whole genome shotgun sequence DNA contains the following:
- the MUC13 gene encoding mucin-13: protein MRRSVLLALWLGLVLSLLKEASTVNGTTPHPKEKSTPKTTEAAAETTANTTVTPVPETTEASTVNGTTPHPKETPTPKTTEAAAETTANTTVTPVPETTEGSTVNGTTPDSMVTPTTETNADFCSEHPCGINSATCISLKNSYTCKCQYGFYYSDKNCYKGKVYPATIGVRALYNDSLHNVNSTEYEKLFNGVSAFFRRALQHNVTGYMQTIIVEIQDPRESRNSVLYVTVTNLFTWDTTENATTINDIIQHAIKNGNTSYVYSYDVAQYCSVYGCDNRTTNCQEDMFPECKCKPGLAKTIWDDRSCSVCSESCSAASHKYCVKEEGVPKCKCMANYKNRTGDCVACPVGYAGEDCSDNSELILIIVGTVLGAVVLILVIVVSIISVRAKHKQNPERKSLIKPGYSDKNTSDERPSLFPRVQTTSGHTNPGYQPNNPYDMRSTNRDNFPERDYDDLYEISQEPRGFRTQRKY, encoded by the exons ATGAGACGCTCTGTGCTCCTTGCTCTGTGGCTCGGCCTGGTGTTGAGCCTTTTGAAAG AGGCCAGTACTGTAAATGGAACAACTCCTCACCCAAAAGAGAAGTCAACACCAAAAACTACAG aagctgctgctgaaacaaCTGCTAACACAACAGTGACACCAGTCCCAGAAACCACAG AGGCCAGTACTGTAAATGGAACAACTCCTCACCCAAAAGAGACGCCAACACCAAAAACTACAG aagctgctgctgaaacaaCTGCTAACACAACAGTGACACCAGTCCCAGAAACCACAG AAGGCAGTACTGTAAATGGAACAACTCCTGACTCAATGGTGACACCAACCACAGAAACTAATG CGGACTTCTGCAGTGAACATCCTTGTGGAATAAATTCGGCCACATgcatttccttaaaaaacagTTATACCTGTAAATGCCAATATGGATTCTACTACAGCGATAAGAATTGTTACAAAG GGAAAGTATACCCAGCAACCATTGGAGTGAGAGCGCTTTACAATGATAGCCTTCACAATGTAAATTCCACGGAATACGAAAAGCTGTTCAACGGTGTATCAGCATTT TTCAGGAGGGCCTTACAACATAATGTGACAGGCTATATGCAAACCATCATTGTGGAAATTCA AGATccaagagaaagcagaaattctgTTCTCTATGTAACAGTGACAAACCTGTTCACGTGGGACACAACTGAAAATGCGACCACAATTAATGATATAATACAACATGcaataaaaaatggaaacacGTCCTATGTCTACTCTTATGACG TTGCACAATACTGTTCTGTTTATGGATGTGATAATAGAACCACAAATTGTCAAGAGGACATGTTTCCAGAATGCAAATGCAAACCTGGTTTAGCAAAGACAATATGGGATGATCGTTCCTGTTCAG TTTGCAGTGAAAGCTGTTCTGCAGCATCACACAAGTACTGTGTAAAAGAAGAAGGGGTTCCAAAATGTAAATGTATGGCTAACTATAAAAACAGGACTGGAGACTGTGTGGC CTGTCCAGTGGGCTACGCTGGGGAGGATTGCAGCGACA ataGTGAACTCATCCTTATAATAGTGGGCACAGTGTTGGGAGCCGTTGTCCTGATTTTAGTGATAGTAGTCTCTATTATTTCAGTCAG AGCAAAGCACAAACAAAATCCAGAGAGGAAGAGCCTAATAAAGCCAGGGTATTCGGACAAGAATACTTCTGATGAGAGACCAAGCTTGTTCCCCAGGGTCCAGACCACTTCTGGCCACACAAACCCAGGATATCAGCCAAACAACCCCTATGACATGCGTTCCACAAATAGAGATAATTTTCCAGAGAGGGATTATGACGATTTG TATGAAATATCACAGGAGCCTAGAGGCTTTAGGACGCAGAGGAAATATTGA